The following proteins come from a genomic window of Salvia hispanica cultivar TCC Black 2014 chromosome 4, UniMelb_Shisp_WGS_1.0, whole genome shotgun sequence:
- the LOC125224138 gene encoding small glutamine-rich tetratricopeptide repeat-containing protein isoform X1 — MANLKTDSPLSTRIARSFLHFLNSVELSDGADAEVLQVAKECLAEVFKIDQSSIDSQSNCDSLVDIFSSRVESGRRIGNNGVSDSEAPASSSGKDAGVQSSDKDRTREPHSLGKDELFGQFFGALENIHYFRRMPDGNDDQIELDRATNLFHNAVQEMQTTGCQTFDQKMLAETFKTQGNKAMQSKLYTEAIELYTFAIALCEGNAVYYCNRAAAYTQIQRYDEAVRDCLKSIEINPNYSKAYSRLGFAYYAQGKYRDAIDKGFSKALQLEPNNASVKENIRVAEMKLKNEQHRAGSGQSSTSTSHGQSSHQHEGRPRSSSASAPPFSMPFNMNGFPPDITSMVMNMTGNMFQDGPEGASQAGPHNEPGVRVDGNVNFNVNELPEEISGAFRSMMGMFSGASPNGNQQDNNNGRPAPS, encoded by the exons ATGGCGAATCTGAAAACCGATTCCCCTCTCTCCACCCGCATCGCCCGGTCCTTCCTCCACTTCCTCAACTCCG TTGAGCTGTCGGACGGAGCTGACGCTGAAGTGCTTCAAGTTGCAAAGGAATGCTTGGCGGAGGTTTTTAAGATTGATCAGTCTTCAATCGATAGTCAGTCGAATTGTGATTCGTTAGTCGACATTTTCAGCTCAAGAGTAGAATCTGGGAGGCGTATCGGTAATAATGGTGTTTCTGATTCCGAGGCGCCGGCTTCGTCTAGTGGGAAGGATGCGGGAGTACAATCATC GGATAAGGACAGAACACGGGAGCCACATTCACTTG GAAAAGATGAACTTTTTGGTCAGTTTTTTGGTGCTCTTGAAAACATCCACTATTTCAGAAGAATGCCTGATGGGAATGATGATCAGATCGAGCTTGATAGAGCAACAAACCTATTTCATAATGCTGTGCAG GAAATGCAGACAACAGGGTGTCAAACTTTTGATCAGAAAATGCTGGCAGAGACCTTCAAAACACAAG GTAACAAGGCCATGCAGTCTAAACTCTACACAGAAGCAATTGAACTATATACCTTTGCTATTGCCTTATGTGAAGGCAATGCTGTTTACTACTGCAACAG ggcAGCTGCATATACCCAGATTCAGCGATATGATGAAGCAGTTCGGGATTGTTTGAAATCCATAGAGATCAATCCAAATTATAGCAAGGCTTATAGTCGCCTAGGATTTGCTTACTATGCTCAAGGGAAGTACAGGGATGCTATTGATAAAGGATTTTCAAAAG CCTTGCAGCTGGAACCTAATAACGCTTCAGTGAAAGAAAATATCCGG GTTGCCGAAATGAAGCTGAAAAATGAGCAACACAGGGCAGGATCTGGTCAG AGTTCTACCTCCACGAGTCATGGACAGTCCAGCCACCAACATGAAGGTCGACCAAGAAGTAGTTCCGCATCAGCACCTCCGTTTTCCATGCCTTTCAACATGAACGGTTTCCCCCCTGATATCACTAGCATGGTGATGAATATGACTGGCAACATGTTCCAAGATGGGCCTGAGGGAGCAAGTCAAGCTGGTCCACACAACGAGCCAGGAGTCAGAGTCGATGGCAATGTAAATTTCAACGTCAATGAACTGCCCGAGGAAATATCTGGTGCTTTCAGGTCTATGATGGGGATGTTCTCTGGAGCATCACCCAATGGGAATCAACAAGATAACAACAATGGAAGACCAGCTCCGAGCTGA
- the LOC125224138 gene encoding small glutamine-rich tetratricopeptide repeat-containing protein isoform X2, with translation MANLKTDSPLSTRIARSFLHFLNSVELSDGADAEVLQVAKECLAEVFKIDQSSIDSQSNCDSLVDIFSSRVESGRRIGNNGVSDSEAPASSSGKDAGDKDRTREPHSLGKDELFGQFFGALENIHYFRRMPDGNDDQIELDRATNLFHNAVQEMQTTGCQTFDQKMLAETFKTQGNKAMQSKLYTEAIELYTFAIALCEGNAVYYCNRAAAYTQIQRYDEAVRDCLKSIEINPNYSKAYSRLGFAYYAQGKYRDAIDKGFSKALQLEPNNASVKENIRVAEMKLKNEQHRAGSGQSSTSTSHGQSSHQHEGRPRSSSASAPPFSMPFNMNGFPPDITSMVMNMTGNMFQDGPEGASQAGPHNEPGVRVDGNVNFNVNELPEEISGAFRSMMGMFSGASPNGNQQDNNNGRPAPS, from the exons ATGGCGAATCTGAAAACCGATTCCCCTCTCTCCACCCGCATCGCCCGGTCCTTCCTCCACTTCCTCAACTCCG TTGAGCTGTCGGACGGAGCTGACGCTGAAGTGCTTCAAGTTGCAAAGGAATGCTTGGCGGAGGTTTTTAAGATTGATCAGTCTTCAATCGATAGTCAGTCGAATTGTGATTCGTTAGTCGACATTTTCAGCTCAAGAGTAGAATCTGGGAGGCGTATCGGTAATAATGGTGTTTCTGATTCCGAGGCGCCGGCTTCGTCTAGTGGGAAGGATGCGGGA GATAAGGACAGAACACGGGAGCCACATTCACTTG GAAAAGATGAACTTTTTGGTCAGTTTTTTGGTGCTCTTGAAAACATCCACTATTTCAGAAGAATGCCTGATGGGAATGATGATCAGATCGAGCTTGATAGAGCAACAAACCTATTTCATAATGCTGTGCAG GAAATGCAGACAACAGGGTGTCAAACTTTTGATCAGAAAATGCTGGCAGAGACCTTCAAAACACAAG GTAACAAGGCCATGCAGTCTAAACTCTACACAGAAGCAATTGAACTATATACCTTTGCTATTGCCTTATGTGAAGGCAATGCTGTTTACTACTGCAACAG ggcAGCTGCATATACCCAGATTCAGCGATATGATGAAGCAGTTCGGGATTGTTTGAAATCCATAGAGATCAATCCAAATTATAGCAAGGCTTATAGTCGCCTAGGATTTGCTTACTATGCTCAAGGGAAGTACAGGGATGCTATTGATAAAGGATTTTCAAAAG CCTTGCAGCTGGAACCTAATAACGCTTCAGTGAAAGAAAATATCCGG GTTGCCGAAATGAAGCTGAAAAATGAGCAACACAGGGCAGGATCTGGTCAG AGTTCTACCTCCACGAGTCATGGACAGTCCAGCCACCAACATGAAGGTCGACCAAGAAGTAGTTCCGCATCAGCACCTCCGTTTTCCATGCCTTTCAACATGAACGGTTTCCCCCCTGATATCACTAGCATGGTGATGAATATGACTGGCAACATGTTCCAAGATGGGCCTGAGGGAGCAAGTCAAGCTGGTCCACACAACGAGCCAGGAGTCAGAGTCGATGGCAATGTAAATTTCAACGTCAATGAACTGCCCGAGGAAATATCTGGTGCTTTCAGGTCTATGATGGGGATGTTCTCTGGAGCATCACCCAATGGGAATCAACAAGATAACAACAATGGAAGACCAGCTCCGAGCTGA